One genomic segment of Anguilla anguilla isolate fAngAng1 chromosome 2, fAngAng1.pri, whole genome shotgun sequence includes these proteins:
- the LOC118219705 gene encoding 40S ribosomal protein S24-like, with amino-acid sequence MNDTVTVRTRKFMTNRLLQRKQMVVDVLHPGKATVPKTEVRDKLAKMYKTTPDVVFAFGFRTQFGGGKTTGFAMVYDSLDYAKKNEPKHRLARHGLFEKKRSSRKQRKERKNRMKKVRGVAKASVGASGKK; translated from the exons ATG AATGACACAGTCACAGTTCGGACCAGGAAGTTTATGACAAACCGGCTGCTTCAAAGGAAGCAAATG gTTGTGGATGTCCTGCACCCTGGCAAGGCTACGGTCCCTAAGACTGAGGTCAGAGACAAGCTCGCTAAAATGTACAAAACCACCCCGGACGTGGTGTTTGCCTTCGGCTTCAGGACTCAGTTTGGCGGCGGCAAAACCACTGGCTTCGCGATGGTGTACGACTCTTTAGATTACGCCAAGAAGAACGAGCCCAAACACCGGCTGGCCCGG CATGGTCTGTTTGAAAAGAAGAGGTCCTCCAGGAAACAGCGTAAGGAACGGAAGAACAGGATGAAGAAAGTCCGTGGAGTGGCCAAAGCCAGCGTTGGTGCTTCTGGCAAAAAG